From Polynucleobacter sp. MWH-Braz-FAM2G, a single genomic window includes:
- a CDS encoding DUF1622 domain-containing protein, which translates to MKVLPNSELTMNLIEIIRGVSDLMDALGVAVVSLGVLWGLVCFAKGLITQTADIAYKTFRIQIVRSLILGLEVLVAGDVIRTVAISPSLTSVAVLGAIVLIRCFLSWSLTLEIDGRWPWQPPRPGDAE; encoded by the coding sequence ATGAAAGTATTACCAAATTCTGAATTGACTATGAACTTGATTGAAATCATTCGCGGTGTTAGTGACCTCATGGATGCCCTTGGCGTTGCCGTCGTCTCCCTAGGAGTTCTATGGGGTCTAGTCTGTTTTGCAAAAGGTCTGATAACGCAAACGGCTGATATTGCCTATAAAACATTCCGAATTCAGATCGTCCGCTCCCTCATTTTGGGGCTTGAAGTATTGGTGGCGGGTGATGTAATCCGTACAGTAGCTATTAGCCCCAGCCTCACTAGCGTAGCTGTGTTGGGCGCAATTGTTTTAATTCGTTGTTTCTTGAGCTGGTCTCTGACTCTGGAGATTGACGGTCGTTGGCCTTGGCAGCCTCCTAGGCCTGGCGACGCAGAATAA
- a CDS encoding NAD(P)H-dependent oxidoreductase: protein MSLIDKLQWRYATKKMDVTKSVPQAKVEQILEAIRLTASSSGLQPYEVLVVTNKAIREKIKAIAWDQTQIVDCSHLLVFAAWDTYTAERINTAFDMTEEIRNFKSEAGDIYRQKLLSGYPPRDAEINYNHAAKQAYIGLGTALIAAAYEEVDSTPMEGFDPAALDEILNLKAKGLRSVVMLPLGYRKADEDWLVNLKKVRKPKESFVTWVE, encoded by the coding sequence ATGAGCTTGATTGACAAACTGCAATGGCGCTATGCAACTAAAAAAATGGATGTCACTAAATCGGTACCCCAGGCCAAGGTAGAGCAGATATTAGAAGCAATTCGCCTCACCGCTAGCTCAAGTGGACTACAACCCTATGAAGTGCTGGTAGTAACTAATAAAGCGATACGGGAAAAAATTAAAGCGATTGCTTGGGATCAAACACAGATTGTGGACTGCTCTCACCTATTGGTTTTTGCCGCGTGGGATACCTACACCGCTGAGCGCATTAATACAGCATTTGATATGACGGAAGAAATTCGTAACTTCAAGAGTGAAGCTGGAGACATCTATCGTCAAAAACTACTAAGTGGTTACCCACCAAGAGATGCGGAAATCAATTACAACCATGCCGCAAAACAAGCTTATATTGGCTTAGGCACAGCCCTGATCGCTGCAGCTTATGAAGAAGTAGACTCTACTCCGATGGAAGGTTTTGATCCAGCAGCGCTAGACGAAATTCTGAACCTCAAAGCCAAAGGTTTAAGAAGCGTGGTGATGCTGCCATTAGGATATAGAAAAGCGGATGAAGATTGGCTCGTCAATCTTAAAAAGGTTCGCAAACCCAAAGAGAGTTTTGTCACTTGGGTTGAATAA
- a CDS encoding amidohydrolase: MHSSFKQLLLSSLLPFALLSTSSQAAQTADIVFINGQIETLNAKQPRANAVAVKDETFIAVGSNQKIKSFVGPSTKIVDLQQQLAVPGLVDAHTHPMETIWLKEVWVDARYPGTPSVKQALLNIAARVITTPKDQWIYVAGVSASENKFAEKRLPTKAELDQVAPNNPVIMANGAHMAIANSAALAKMGIKKGVTRLRHGAGVLADKDGEPNGVITDGMGDIPGSPTPQEIARYYATDIAKFWNANGFTSVMAITPAAAIPVMQSVSISTPTPNIRYTASVWAAPNGEGMPKDLSVFEMPPKANPAYYRFAAIKAWVDGENDCRTGYMYEPYVGVQDTDPPGGKGTLVTNQALANQFAVLANQNKKITMLHCSGDAAADIGLNAYEAVSQKQASNTIKRIEHFGMFQLTPEQLKRGIALKKNNFHLSSQPIWLLELVNADYENMGIARAKTGYQFKTMIKAGLEPAASTDMTGIYLGNIDPFKAIYATVTRQSDMGIFEPQEAITVRDALKMWTIWPAKAVGEDKMKGSIEVGKFADMTVLSDDIFQIPKDSLKDVKASMTIVGGRVVYQK; the protein is encoded by the coding sequence ATGCATAGCTCATTTAAACAATTACTACTCAGCTCTTTGCTACCTTTTGCGCTCCTCAGCACTTCTTCTCAAGCGGCTCAAACTGCTGATATTGTGTTTATTAATGGGCAAATTGAGACTCTCAATGCTAAGCAGCCAAGAGCGAATGCCGTTGCTGTAAAAGATGAAACGTTTATCGCAGTGGGCTCAAATCAAAAAATCAAATCCTTCGTTGGTCCATCAACCAAAATTGTTGATCTTCAGCAACAATTAGCAGTACCTGGACTGGTGGATGCTCATACCCACCCTATGGAAACCATTTGGTTAAAAGAGGTATGGGTTGATGCTCGCTACCCTGGCACACCCTCGGTGAAGCAGGCCCTACTGAATATCGCCGCACGTGTCATCACAACACCTAAAGATCAATGGATCTATGTTGCTGGTGTCTCCGCAAGTGAAAATAAGTTTGCTGAGAAACGCCTGCCTACCAAAGCAGAGTTAGATCAGGTAGCGCCTAATAATCCAGTCATTATGGCGAACGGTGCGCATATGGCTATTGCTAATAGCGCAGCACTTGCAAAAATGGGGATTAAGAAAGGTGTAACGAGACTACGTCATGGCGCTGGTGTGCTGGCAGACAAAGATGGTGAACCGAATGGCGTCATCACGGATGGCATGGGGGATATTCCAGGCAGCCCCACCCCACAAGAAATCGCCCGCTATTACGCCACCGATATCGCAAAATTCTGGAATGCGAATGGCTTCACTTCCGTTATGGCTATCACTCCTGCTGCTGCAATACCCGTAATGCAAAGTGTTTCAATCAGCACACCTACTCCGAACATTCGCTATACCGCCTCTGTATGGGCCGCACCAAATGGTGAAGGCATGCCGAAAGATCTCAGTGTTTTTGAAATGCCTCCAAAAGCAAATCCTGCCTATTACCGTTTTGCCGCGATTAAAGCTTGGGTTGATGGTGAGAATGATTGCAGAACTGGCTATATGTATGAGCCCTATGTGGGCGTACAAGATACAGATCCACCGGGTGGTAAGGGTACCTTGGTAACCAATCAAGCATTGGCTAATCAATTTGCTGTGTTAGCCAATCAAAATAAGAAAATCACCATGCTGCATTGCTCAGGAGATGCTGCCGCCGATATTGGTCTCAATGCCTATGAAGCTGTCAGCCAGAAGCAAGCTAGCAATACCATTAAACGGATTGAGCACTTTGGCATGTTTCAGCTAACACCCGAGCAATTAAAACGTGGGATAGCACTGAAGAAAAATAATTTTCATCTCTCCTCTCAACCCATTTGGTTGCTTGAGCTCGTAAATGCAGATTACGAAAATATGGGAATAGCCAGAGCGAAGACAGGCTATCAATTTAAGACCATGATCAAAGCAGGCTTAGAGCCTGCCGCTAGTACTGACATGACTGGTATTTATCTTGGCAATATTGATCCCTTTAAAGCCATCTATGCCACCGTCACCAGACAATCGGATATGGGCATATTTGAACCTCAAGAAGCTATCACTGTGCGCGATGCATTAAAGATGTGGACTATTTGGCCAGCCAAGGCAGTCGGCGAGGACAAGATGAAAGGCAGTATTGAGGTTGGTAAGTTTGCCGACATGACTGTACTCTCAGATGATATTTTCCAAATACCCAAAGACTCTCTAAAAGATGTTAAGGCTTCCATGACTATTGTGGGTGGCAGAGTGGTCTACCAAAAATAA
- a CDS encoding phasin family protein: MFQTQLNDQIANAQAKAIENAKHLAQVAVESAQELAEINQAAAKDALVVAQDASTQLLAIKDPQQLAKLAQPEAAQEAAKYAAAYQAKVNKVVRNGNKEVAQVVDSSIDDARADLVKFVNEATKSAPAGSEAYVSAFKTAFETSLQQFDQARATATDAFANFEKSVDAALANIQGQFVPAKPAAKSRKAA, encoded by the coding sequence ATGTTTCAAACTCAATTAAACGATCAAATTGCTAATGCACAAGCTAAAGCTATCGAAAACGCTAAACATTTGGCACAAGTTGCTGTTGAAAGCGCTCAAGAATTAGCTGAAATCAACCAAGCTGCTGCTAAAGATGCTTTAGTTGTTGCTCAAGATGCAAGCACACAATTGTTGGCAATTAAGGACCCACAACAGTTAGCTAAATTAGCTCAGCCAGAAGCTGCTCAAGAAGCTGCTAAGTACGCTGCTGCTTACCAAGCTAAAGTAAACAAAGTAGTTCGTAACGGTAACAAAGAAGTTGCTCAAGTAGTTGACTCTTCAATCGATGACGCACGTGCTGATTTGGTTAAGTTTGTTAACGAAGCTACTAAGTCTGCTCCTGCTGGTTCAGAGGCTTATGTTTCTGCATTCAAAACTGCATTTGAAACTTCACTCCAACAGTTTGACCAAGCTCGTGCTACTGCAACTGATGCTTTTGCAAACTTTGAGAAGAGTGTTGACGCTGCTTTGGCAAACATTCAAGGTCAATTTGTTCCTGCTAAGCCAGCTGCAAAAAGCCGCAAAGCTGCTTAA
- a CDS encoding alpha/beta fold hydrolase produces MRFIIQYALCLIFFISGSSAFGQSGNIACTPVDKKIAIDEGVIHYLEVGKGVPVLLLHGLFAQKEQWTEVACALANQGNQVIAPDLPGYGASSNYPVSVYPLESQVKKLHQFLGAIKMGSAHIAGSSMGGAIAAMYAMQYPNEIKSLAFIGAPLGVIGWSPQVKNAIFNGINPFIPINQDQFNLEMSLLFYQPPQIDSAVSASLIKEYVDNNRHYQQVWDIVNFYDAVLMGGSTYRGKTFILWGEQDGIFNVSGLPALKKRFPQASARGIPEASHLLMLDQPQKVVDLYSHFLKP; encoded by the coding sequence ATGCGCTTCATTATTCAATATGCACTGTGTTTGATTTTTTTCATTTCTGGCAGCTCTGCCTTTGGTCAGTCCGGCAATATTGCTTGTACTCCCGTTGATAAAAAAATTGCAATTGATGAAGGCGTTATTCACTATCTGGAAGTTGGTAAAGGTGTACCCGTTCTGTTATTGCATGGCTTGTTTGCGCAAAAAGAGCAATGGACGGAAGTAGCTTGTGCTTTAGCTAATCAAGGTAATCAAGTGATTGCTCCTGATTTGCCTGGCTATGGTGCGAGTTCCAATTACCCTGTTTCAGTCTATCCATTGGAATCACAAGTAAAAAAATTACATCAATTTTTAGGCGCTATTAAGATGGGTTCAGCTCATATAGCGGGAAGCTCTATGGGTGGTGCGATTGCAGCTATGTATGCCATGCAGTATCCGAATGAAATTAAATCGCTTGCATTCATAGGAGCGCCATTAGGTGTTATTGGCTGGAGCCCGCAAGTGAAGAATGCAATCTTCAATGGCATCAATCCTTTTATCCCGATCAATCAAGACCAATTTAATTTGGAAATGAGTTTGCTCTTTTATCAACCCCCTCAAATTGATTCCGCAGTGAGCGCTTCACTAATTAAGGAGTATGTGGATAACAATCGTCACTATCAACAGGTTTGGGATATTGTTAATTTCTATGATGCCGTCCTCATGGGCGGATCCACTTATCGTGGGAAAACCTTCATTCTCTGGGGTGAGCAAGACGGTATCTTCAATGTTTCTGGGCTTCCAGCCTTGAAAAAGCGATTCCCACAAGCAAGTGCTCGTGGTATTCCCGAGGCCTCACATTTGCTAATGCTGGATCAGCCTCAAAAGGTTGTTGATTTATATAGCCATTTTCTGAAGCCTTAA
- a CDS encoding OsmC domain/YcaO domain-containing protein, with protein sequence MEIKVNFLDKLRLEAKFDDFTVIADQPIRYKGDGSAPGPFDYFLASSALCAAYFVKLYCETRNISTEHIRLSQNNIVDPENRYQQIFKIQVELPADISAVDRQGILRSIERCTVKKVVQAGPEFVIELVNNLDEDAQTLLNLKPADDISTYILGKDLPLEQTIANMSGLLANIGIKIEIASWRNLIPNVWSLHIRDAHSPMCFTNGKGSTKESALASALGEYIERLSNNHFYAGAFWGEDIANAPFVHYPNERWFKAGPKDALPAEILDEYCLKIYNPDDELRASHLVDTNSGNTQRGICSLPYVRQSDGKTVYFPSNLIENLFVSNGMSAGNTLAEAQVQCLSEIFERAVKREILENEIALPDVPREVLAKYPGILAGIESLEEQGFPVLVKDASLGGVYPVMCVTLMNPRTGGVFASFGAHPNLEVALERSLTELLQGRSLEGLNDLPPPTFVSEAVTEPNNFVEHFIDSSGIVSWRFFSNQSDYEFVEWDFSGSGESSNAQEAETLFGILKDMGKEVYVAVYDELGAIACRILVPGYSEIYPVEDLAWDNTNKALLFRSDILNLFTLDDVQLADLLDRLNNNELDEFGDIATLIGIEFDENTVWGKLTVLELKLLIHLALKKFEDAQELVEAFLQYNDNTLDRKLFYQALSAALEVTLNSELDMADYEVNFRRMFGDSRMDAILGSIQGSVRFYGLTPTSMKLEGLDRHHRLIDSYRKLHQARALRALQKGK encoded by the coding sequence ATGGAAATTAAGGTCAACTTTCTAGATAAGCTTCGTCTTGAGGCGAAGTTCGATGACTTCACTGTGATCGCTGACCAGCCCATCCGTTATAAAGGTGATGGTTCTGCGCCTGGTCCATTTGATTATTTTCTGGCATCTTCTGCTTTATGTGCCGCTTACTTTGTAAAGCTGTACTGCGAGACTCGCAATATTTCTACTGAACATATTCGTCTGTCACAAAATAATATTGTTGATCCAGAAAATCGCTACCAACAAATTTTTAAGATTCAAGTTGAGTTGCCAGCAGATATCTCTGCTGTGGATCGTCAGGGGATATTGCGCTCGATCGAACGTTGCACCGTTAAAAAAGTAGTGCAAGCTGGGCCTGAGTTTGTTATTGAGCTTGTCAATAATCTAGATGAGGATGCTCAGACCTTATTAAACTTGAAGCCAGCTGATGATATCAGTACCTATATTCTTGGCAAAGATCTACCTCTGGAGCAAACGATTGCCAATATGTCGGGATTGTTGGCCAATATTGGAATCAAGATTGAGATAGCCTCTTGGCGCAACCTCATACCGAATGTGTGGTCTTTGCATATTCGCGATGCTCACTCGCCAATGTGTTTTACCAATGGTAAGGGCTCCACGAAGGAGAGCGCTCTAGCGTCTGCTTTGGGGGAATACATTGAGCGTCTCAGTAATAACCATTTTTATGCTGGAGCATTCTGGGGTGAGGATATTGCCAATGCCCCTTTTGTGCATTACCCCAATGAGCGCTGGTTTAAGGCTGGACCCAAAGATGCATTGCCAGCGGAAATTCTGGATGAATACTGCCTGAAAATTTATAACCCAGATGATGAGTTGCGGGCATCGCATCTAGTGGATACGAATTCTGGGAATACGCAACGCGGTATCTGCTCATTACCATATGTGCGCCAATCGGATGGCAAGACGGTGTACTTTCCATCAAACCTCATCGAAAATTTATTTGTCAGTAATGGTATGAGTGCTGGCAACACATTAGCTGAAGCGCAAGTGCAGTGTTTATCTGAAATATTTGAGAGGGCGGTTAAACGCGAAATACTCGAGAATGAGATTGCTCTTCCAGATGTACCAAGAGAGGTGCTGGCTAAGTACCCTGGTATTTTGGCTGGCATCGAGAGTTTAGAGGAGCAGGGCTTTCCAGTACTGGTAAAGGATGCATCTTTGGGCGGTGTATACCCAGTCATGTGTGTCACCTTAATGAATCCCCGCACTGGCGGAGTATTTGCTTCTTTTGGAGCCCATCCAAACCTAGAGGTTGCACTAGAGCGAAGTTTGACTGAGTTATTGCAAGGACGTAGTTTGGAAGGTCTGAATGATCTGCCGCCGCCTACTTTTGTGAGTGAAGCCGTAACAGAGCCAAATAACTTTGTTGAGCACTTCATTGATTCGAGCGGCATTGTGTCGTGGCGCTTCTTTAGCAATCAGTCAGACTATGAATTTGTTGAGTGGGATTTCTCTGGCAGCGGTGAGAGCTCTAATGCCCAAGAAGCAGAAACCTTATTTGGGATTCTGAAAGATATGGGAAAAGAGGTATATGTGGCGGTATATGACGAGTTAGGTGCGATCGCTTGCCGAATACTGGTGCCAGGCTATTCAGAAATATACCCAGTAGAAGATTTGGCTTGGGATAACACCAACAAAGCGCTCTTATTTCGCTCAGATATCCTGAATTTATTTACTCTAGATGATGTGCAACTTGCTGATTTGCTTGATCGTCTGAACAATAACGAATTAGATGAGTTTGGAGATATTGCGACATTAATTGGTATTGAGTTCGATGAGAATACGGTTTGGGGGAAACTCACAGTATTGGAACTAAAGCTGCTTATTCATCTTGCATTAAAGAAATTTGAGGATGCGCAAGAATTAGTCGAGGCTTTTCTGCAGTACAACGACAATACGCTGGATCGAAAATTGTTTTATCAAGCCCTTAGCGCTGCTTTAGAGGTTACTTTGAACTCGGAGCTAGATATGGCAGATTATGAGGTGAACTTTCGCCGCATGTTTGGCGACTCTAGAATGGATGCCATATTGGGTTCCATTCAGGGCAGTGTTCGATTCTATGGATTGACGCCAACTAGTATGAAATTAGAAGGCCTTGACAGGCATCATCGCTTGATCGACAGTTATAGAAAGTTGCACCAAGCTCGCGCCTTACGAGCTTTGCAAAAAGGAAAGTGA
- a CDS encoding FAD-binding oxidoreductase, which translates to MSDLHALPKDFIEELKALFGDRFSIAPAVLEHHGRDESSYPTLPPQAVVFANSTEEVAMLVKLCSLYEVPVIPFGAGTSLEGHVLPIQGGVCLDLNNMNQVLSIHPEDMLAVVQPAVRRKQLNAELKDTGYFFPVDPGADATLGGMCATRASGTNAVRYGTMRENVLALTVVAASGEIIKTGTQAKKSSAGYDLTRLFVGSEGTLGIITEITLKIYPHPEDIAAAICSFANVTEAVNAVIEVIQAGIPVARVELVDELAIRAINQYSKLSLIEKPTLFFEFVGSAQSLKEQAEFAQEIAKNNGGLDFEWATRPEDRARLWHARHNAYFACLQLQPGCRIINTDVCVPISKLAQCISETRQELDASWLKAPILGHVGDGNYHVLLAIDPNNPADLEEAERLNSGIVHRALQLGGTCTGEHGVGIHKMNFLVDEHGEGAIELMRSIKKALDPKNILNPGKIFKI; encoded by the coding sequence ATGAGTGATCTTCATGCTTTGCCTAAAGATTTTATAGAAGAGCTAAAAGCTCTCTTTGGCGATCGTTTTAGCATTGCCCCTGCAGTACTTGAGCATCATGGGCGTGATGAGTCTTCTTATCCTACTTTGCCACCGCAGGCGGTTGTTTTTGCCAACTCTACTGAAGAGGTGGCAATGCTAGTCAAGCTTTGCAGTCTATATGAGGTGCCGGTCATTCCATTTGGGGCGGGAACCTCGCTAGAAGGTCATGTGTTGCCGATTCAGGGTGGAGTTTGCCTTGATCTAAATAACATGAATCAAGTGTTAAGCATTCATCCAGAGGATATGCTTGCAGTTGTACAGCCTGCTGTAAGGCGCAAGCAATTAAATGCTGAGCTAAAAGATACAGGCTATTTTTTTCCAGTAGATCCAGGGGCTGATGCAACACTGGGGGGGATGTGTGCCACACGTGCCTCTGGTACTAACGCAGTTCGATATGGAACGATGCGCGAGAATGTCTTGGCCTTGACGGTGGTGGCTGCTTCCGGAGAAATTATTAAGACAGGGACTCAGGCTAAAAAGTCTTCCGCTGGCTATGATTTAACGCGTCTGTTTGTTGGTAGTGAGGGAACTCTTGGAATCATTACAGAGATCACTTTAAAAATATATCCACACCCAGAAGATATTGCCGCGGCTATTTGCAGTTTTGCAAATGTTACTGAGGCAGTAAATGCTGTTATTGAAGTGATTCAGGCTGGTATTCCGGTGGCGCGGGTGGAGTTGGTAGATGAATTGGCAATCAGAGCGATTAACCAATACAGCAAACTTTCCTTGATTGAAAAGCCCACTTTATTTTTTGAATTTGTTGGGTCTGCTCAGTCGCTTAAAGAGCAGGCTGAATTTGCTCAAGAAATTGCCAAAAATAATGGAGGGTTAGATTTTGAGTGGGCAACCCGTCCAGAAGATAGGGCGCGATTATGGCATGCGAGACACAATGCCTATTTTGCTTGCTTGCAGCTCCAGCCAGGTTGTCGAATTATTAATACCGATGTTTGTGTCCCGATTTCAAAACTGGCGCAATGTATTTCAGAAACTAGGCAAGAACTAGATGCCTCTTGGTTAAAAGCGCCTATTCTTGGGCACGTGGGCGATGGAAATTACCATGTTCTATTGGCTATTGACCCTAATAATCCCGCTGATTTAGAGGAAGCCGAAAGATTAAATTCCGGGATTGTTCACAGAGCATTGCAATTAGGTGGAACCTGTACTGGTGAACATGGTGTTGGCATACATAAGATGAATTTTCTAGTCGATGAGCATGGTGAAGGTGCTATTGAACTTATGAGATCAATTAAGAAGGCATTGGATCCAAAGAATATTCTGAATCCAGGAAAAATTTTCAAAATTTAA
- a CDS encoding FAD-dependent oxidoreductase, whose protein sequence is MTQFSRRSFLKTSAAGVAAVASNQSPAANPIDVRKIIPPNLDDAYLGQKILCYRPMRHGSPNLSVAQVGNKVVAHNYGHGGSGWTLGPGSANYVNTLMINSQYAKELSNKSTPIAIIGAGVIGLFTAYDLNKRGYNNITIYADRVESLTSHNAGGLLAPVSMDNAPDMQATIDQIGIDAYRFYDGIAKNKNADFKGGALIVPTYFNDREDSGLEPYVGKVMQPAKEVVLDFDNGTTRKMVAYDDGIYMDTATLMGELNQYMKAHNIQIVKQKINSFSGVKEKFIFNCSGLGSSQLANDAAVIPVQGHLIMLKNQDPKNMNYMILVYFGEGKSEANQKTKRSFYIFPKRLANTAPQDIGVIGGTFIEGGNPNTPNLKEFDVLLKGAKDFYGIS, encoded by the coding sequence GTGACTCAATTTTCTCGTCGTAGTTTTTTGAAGACTTCAGCGGCAGGGGTGGCGGCAGTAGCTAGCAATCAGAGTCCAGCGGCCAATCCTATCGACGTACGAAAGATCATTCCTCCTAATCTGGATGATGCTTACTTGGGCCAGAAAATTTTGTGCTATCGACCAATGCGTCATGGCTCACCAAACTTAAGTGTGGCGCAAGTGGGAAATAAGGTGGTGGCCCATAACTATGGGCATGGTGGTAGTGGTTGGACTTTAGGGCCCGGTTCGGCTAACTATGTCAATACCTTGATGATTAATTCTCAATATGCCAAGGAGTTATCAAATAAATCTACGCCTATAGCGATTATTGGTGCTGGTGTTATTGGCTTATTTACAGCATACGATTTAAATAAACGAGGTTATAACAACATCACTATTTATGCTGATAGGGTGGAATCATTAACTTCGCATAATGCTGGAGGCTTGCTAGCTCCGGTCTCAATGGACAATGCTCCTGATATGCAGGCTACTATTGACCAAATTGGGATTGATGCATATCGCTTTTATGATGGCATTGCAAAAAATAAGAATGCTGATTTTAAAGGCGGAGCATTAATAGTTCCCACCTACTTCAATGATAGGGAAGATTCTGGATTAGAGCCTTATGTAGGTAAAGTGATGCAGCCTGCTAAAGAGGTAGTGTTAGATTTTGATAATGGCACTACACGAAAAATGGTTGCATATGACGATGGCATCTATATGGATACAGCAACCCTAATGGGTGAGTTGAACCAGTATATGAAAGCCCACAATATTCAGATCGTTAAACAAAAAATAAATTCGTTTTCTGGTGTCAAAGAAAAATTTATATTTAATTGCAGTGGCTTAGGATCTAGTCAGCTGGCAAACGATGCTGCGGTAATCCCTGTTCAGGGCCATTTAATAATGTTGAAAAACCAAGATCCAAAAAATATGAACTACATGATTTTGGTCTATTTTGGTGAGGGCAAATCAGAGGCGAACCAAAAAACAAAACGCTCCTTCTACATATTCCCAAAACGTTTAGCTAATACTGCTCCACAAGATATCGGGGTCATTGGTGGCACATTCATTGAAGGTGGCAATCCCAATACGCCTAATCTGAAAGAATTTGATGTGCTTCTCAAAGGCGCAAAAGATTTTTATGGAATTAGCTAA
- the budA gene encoding acetolactate decarboxylase, whose translation MSNTLYVSSPVNALVQGILREDKTLEQVLAHGDFGLGTFNDLDGEMVLVDGVFYQLKSDGSALIPDLNIGTPYACVTHFKPSQSFPISKSCTYQELQQLIANSMLSSNLIYAIRIEGEFVKLRARSVPRQEAYRPLVDVAGDQQEFQYEKITGQLVGFWTPDFMHSISVPGFHLHFLSSDKKHGGHLLDCLIEDATIWLQPLDQMDLDLPHTLEYLKANLDKDNSADLNKAEH comes from the coding sequence ATGTCTAATACCTTATATGTATCCTCTCCGGTCAATGCATTGGTGCAAGGCATTTTGCGAGAAGATAAAACGCTAGAGCAGGTTCTTGCCCACGGCGATTTTGGTTTGGGAACTTTCAATGATCTTGATGGTGAAATGGTGCTAGTTGATGGAGTTTTCTATCAATTGAAATCTGATGGCTCCGCCTTAATTCCTGATCTAAATATTGGGACGCCTTATGCGTGCGTAACTCACTTTAAGCCCAGTCAATCTTTTCCCATTTCAAAAAGTTGTACTTACCAAGAGTTGCAGCAATTGATTGCAAACTCGATGTTGTCAAGTAACCTCATATATGCCATTCGTATAGAGGGGGAGTTTGTTAAGCTGCGTGCCCGCTCTGTTCCTAGGCAAGAGGCTTATCGTCCTTTGGTTGATGTAGCGGGGGATCAGCAAGAATTTCAGTATGAAAAAATTACTGGCCAATTAGTTGGTTTTTGGACTCCCGATTTCATGCATTCCATTTCGGTGCCAGGATTTCACCTCCATTTTTTAAGTTCAGATAAAAAGCACGGCGGCCATCTTTTGGACTGCTTAATCGAAGATGCAACGATTTGGTTGCAGCCCTTAGATCAAATGGACCTAGATCTACCTCATACTCTTGAGTATTTAAAAGCTAACCTTGATAAAGATAATTCTGCTGATTTGAATAAGGCTGAACATTAA